The sequence CGATGAGACAGTTTGCTGAAGAGAACGAGTCAAATTCTCAGCCACTAATATATTACATTGTCGTATGTTGCTTTCCTGGCCTGCTCAATCTTCCTATTTTATCAGTTTCCCCTTAACTACGATTTATCATACTTTTTACGGTATTGGCAACTATTATCATGGCTTATTGGTGAACTTCAATAGTTTCTTATTTGACATGTGGACTGTGATTTGGCCCAACATCATATTCTTATGTACATGTGAATGTTGGTTTTGCAGCCATCTGCCATTCTAGCCTTTGCTGGACTAGCCACTTATGTTCACTATAATGATGAGAAGCGTGCAGTTCCCTTAGGTACTTACAAATTCTTCAGAAGTGATGTTTCTTGTTCTTCctgaagtaatacattttgatgtattaaTCTTTTCAGCCAGTTTAACTTTGGCAGTCAGTGTTGCTTTAAAAAAATTCTTAATATTAGAATACCAGAGTTTCTTCGCTTCTGTGAGATGCAGTTTTCATTATTACTTTTCAGCTGTACATTGTAGCTTAGCTTGAACGAAAAACAGTTCTCGTTAACCCTTTATTGTGTCTTATTGAGTTTATTATTTCTATATTCTTTCATATCATGGTGTTTCCAGGTAAACAAGCACAACAGAACAGTATTCCCAAAAGGTGCACTACCAACAGACCTGCAATCGGAGGACCATTTAAGCTCTATGATACAGAAAACAATGTGGTGACTGAATCAAAGCTTCGAGGGAATTGGACGCTGATGTATTTTGGCTATACATCATCCCCAGATGTGGGGCCGAACGAAGTTGAGAAGATCGCTGATGTTGTTAAGCTGTTAGGTGTGTTGTTACCACATCCTGAATACACCATTGGAAGCACCTCATCTTTTCGCATTACTTGTTATTTTTTTATCACATCATTATCTCTCTGTTCTTGTACAGATCTAttacctctgttccaaaatattaGTTAACACCCTTATTATGCATACTGCATATGATTATTTTGGTCTATGAGTGGACAAATGCATGTTTGTTCATTATATTTGGGCTAAAAGCATCCAATTTCGCTAAAACATTTGATGCTAATTCCCAATGATATATAGTTCTTTGCGTTACTTAGTATTAAGTTCTTTGTCACAATTATGTTCTCGAAGCTATTTTAACTAATCCTTTTCTTATCTCAGTCGTGCTCCAGCCTGAACTACTAATTGTCTGTTGTACTTAAAATTGCTGACAATCCGCAATTTAAAGCATCTACTTTCTGTGTGCTATATTCTGCTTATTGGTTTGTTATCTTCATGATCTCTTACAAACCTTTTATTTTTGTTTCATAGAGTCAAAGTATGATATCAAGATTAAACCACTCTTCGTCACACTTGATCCTCAACGTGATTCACCTGCTCAGCTTAAGGCATATCTTAGTGGTAAGCCTCTATGCTTGTTCTATGTCATTGGAACCGTCAGTTTTGCGCTATATTTGTAAGTGATAATTAGTCTCATTTGAACTGCAGAATTCGACCCAAGAATAACAGGATTAACAGGCTCAGTCGATGCAATAAGACAGATGGCACAAGAATACCGCATTTTCTTTAAAAAAGTTGGTGAAGTTGGTCAGGATTATATTGTAGAAAGTTCTCATAACATGTAAGAGCACACGAGAGTCTTCATTTAACTTACTTTTTTGATAAAGCTTCAAGAACTTGACTGTCTTGAGTTACAGGTATTTGCTAGATCCATGCCTGGAGACAGTAAGATGCTTTGGAGCTGAGTATAAGGCATCAGACCTTGCTGAGGCGATAACAACGGAGATCCAGAAAGCATCTAATTCAGCAGCGAAGTAGTCTAGTAGATTGCCTGTGGTATACCTCTTGATTTTATTTGCTTCAACTAATTATGATCTGAGATATTAAAGCATACCTGTATTTTTTTGTATttgctgatcttttttcctttctGGAAGTAGCAAGTATCTGCGTACTAATAGATTTTAACATTTCTTACCTTAGGTGGCTTTGCAGATGTGATGGTGAAAGAATTTATCTTCTGATCGTTAATTGGTAATACTTGTCAAGAAGTGCTTCTCATTTTTTTATCACCAATTATTTGTGTAATTCCTACTTCTAAGTTTTAGACCCTGCTGCTAGCTGATTTTTTTTTAATATGTCAGTGTCATCCATTTTTTGTTGCAGCGTATTGTTTTCCACATTATTTTCATTTATTATTGTCATTTGATCAAGACTTACACTTGATCATACACAGCACACAGGGCAGATTTTTTGTACAATCTTTCTGATTTTCATCTAAAATTTCTACTGTTCTGTAGATAGATCACACATCGTATTCTGCACAATTTTTGTGTGTGTGCATGAAAGAGTTTGATGTGCAAGTTTAAGTAATGGTGCTAACACAGTTTTGCTACAACAATTGTTGCAGGGCCTAATTCTTCGGTATCGGTAGTTTCCAATGTCTGCTCTGAAGGTCATCCCCTACCCCTGTGCAGCCTTGCCGGTGACATGGCGAACTCTTCATTTTGCCCTGCCTTCAAGTGATTCAGGATCCTATTATCCCTATCATCGCTCTTTGCTGTATAACTAGACTGGAGCAGAAGTGTAGAGTGCCTCACGCAACGAATGTTTTTACGAATTTACAGATCACCTGCAGTTTGGCAATGCCTGCCTGAGTGATTTTCACACCATCGTGTCCTCATCTAACTCGATGCGCTGAAACTAATGTAATCATGTTCCGTAGCACGGACTCAGGAACTCATTAATGCCTTTTGGATGAACAGGTAAACAAGAAGCTTTACAGCCCATGTTCTGTCATGTGATCATATCTTCAGAGAAACAAATGTTTAGCACAAGCGTTCCGATCTGTGAGCAAATTAGCTTTTCAAGGGTGTGTAAGTGACCAGGGCTAGGAGAGCTTTCACTGCCGATTCCCTTTTGCAGTACTCGATATCTATATGCCGTGTCTGGCCACAGCTGGACATACTCCACCTGCCGCCATTACGAGTTGGGCACACTCATTTCTTTACGCTACTTTTGCTTTGCTAGGTGTTGACATGTATGCGGATCTTTAGCCACCCTTCGGTGTATGCACAAGTTAAGTGTAAACTGATGCCTGCAGTTTGGGATGTAGATCGAGAGACCAATCCGTTATCATATGCTGATTATTTCGTGATCTTGCGATGGTGATGTAACCGTAGCAGGTTTTGCCACGCTGAGGCCGCAGTAGTAGTAATTCCGATGCATGCAACATTCAGGTTCTCACTCTGCAGCGTCGGACGACCCGCAGTTCTGATTTCTGCTCTGTTTCTTTTGGTTGTGATTGTGATGCGTGCAGATCACTAGATGCCTAGATTGATTTAGCATTCCAATGCGCAACAAGCCATGTCCCTTTCATCACCGCGTCACTTGTGCATCAATCACAGATTCTCTTACGATCGTGTCGACATTGAATCGCGGAGAAACATACTACCGTACAACATTTTCTGCAGCTCGGATTTATGCTTTGCAAAGCGGAAAATAAACATTGGAACCGGCGAGGCACAAGGAAGGTATACGTCGAGCTCTGTACAACGGCTACCGGCGCGCGACTAGAGGTCACCTTTTCCAGCTCCGGCTTCTCGCGAGGGGGTCCACGCCGCCGACGACCCACGTCTCCTTGGCGATGTCGATGGACAGCTTCAGGAAGTCTGGCGCCGTTCTCATGAACACCAGCTCGTCCCTCTTCTCCTCCATGCCCCCCTTCTCCTGCGTGGCCTCCTCGCCGGCCGGTTCTGCTCCTTTCCTCGCCAACCCCTTCGCCGGCGCCGACCGGCACCGCATTAGGAGCAGCGCGTTCGACGGCGGAGGCACGGACGTCGCTTTGGAGCAGTCGTCTCCCGCCTCATTGCTCGGCCGCCCGTCTTCTTGGTCTagctcgtcgtcgttgtcgtcttgCTCGTGGGGTTCATGGCTCCTTTCCAGCACCATGAGCCACTTGGAGAACACGCTCGCGGCGGCGGATTTGCGCTCGCGCTCCTCCACGTCATTGTCGTCGTCCGTCGAAGAGTCCACCGCGGCGGGGAGCGACGACCCGAAGCACCTCACCTTGTGCCGAAGGCTCCAGAGCGCGCCGCCGAGGAAGGGCAGCGCGTCCCTCCTGATCCCGACGGTCTCTAGCCAGCTCGCCTTCTTCCTCCGCTCCTGCAGCCGCTCGATCTCCTCCGCCACGGTGACCCACCTGCCCCCACTGCCGCCGTCGCCCTTGACGTGCTTCTCCACCAtgggcctcggcttctttggccgGCCGACCTTGATCTGCCCGGCGCATGTCACCTTGGGCGACTGCGGCTCGTCGTCCCCGACGGTCTCCTTCGCCTTAGAACCGCGGAACAGCGGGCTACTAGTACTACCACGTCCTCCTCCCCCGTACCGCGTGGCCGGCGCGGCCGGGAGCTGCAGCTGCCTCCGGCGCGCGGCCACCGCCTTGTCCAGGGTGGCCCTGGACGGGCTGCACATCGACTTGGGCATCAGCGCCAGGTGCTGCCGGCCGGGGAAGCAGACGAGCAAGTCGGTCGGCGCCGTGGCCGCCGCTCCCCCGCGCGCCGCCTTGATCTTCTTCATTGCTCCTGTCCCGCGGGCAGCAGTGGCGGCCGGTAGCTTCAGGGaaagggaaggaggaggaagaagaggcgctTTAAAAGAAAAGAAAGCGCGCGgattgatggatggatggatgggaaGGCAGCTTTCAGCTTCGCCTTTGCGCTCGCTTTTGTTGGCACCACTCCTCCAGGTTTGTTTGTTTAGCAACTCTGTCtcatttctctctctttttctcattGATGTCTCGTTTTCAGTTTCCTCCTTTCCAGTCTCTGATGCTGATGCGTCTCTGTTGTTCCTGCTCCTTAATCTAGCAGGGCTGATTGACTGGCCAGGGGCACTGGCAGGCGGCAACAGCCCGGCAGAGAATATTCATGCCATGCAGTATCTGTCTCGGTTTCATGGGAATTCCACTTGTGCTCTTGCCCTGCCCCTGTCACCCAAACATTTGCGAAACAGTTTTGATAAGTCTCGGTCAATTAAGACTTTGTTAgctcagtcgatgctatattcgTGAGATTATGCATTAAgataagtgtattttttttctcagtattttctttgttttttacgTACTtgattaaatctcagtcgactaagaCCTAACCACACCTTCTGCAGACGTTGACGCTCAAGTTTATTCTTGAAACCACTTGAAAACAGCCCGGTGAgctggattttttttcaaaactatcaccTTTTTTgaagcaaattcggaaactatatcACAGAATGAAAAAAAATGCAAAACTATGACCATGTCGGCCTCGCTTGGGCCGAAAAGGGACTTTTCGGCCAGCCTTCGGCCGAAAAGAGGACGTTAGCCCACGGTTGACCGAAAACGAGCTGTGGTGGGCCGAAGAGTTGCTGTCGGTGGTGGCCCGGCCGAAAATAGTAGCTTCGGCCAGCTGGTGGCCGAAATGGGCCCTTTTCGGCCCAGCCAGGCCGAAGTGTACTTCGGCCACCCGTAGCCTGAAAAGGCTGGATAAGCCCGAGCGGTGGCTTCTTCCTCCTGTGTCGCTGCTGTTCTTCTTtctctcctttctctctctctctttcttctcgGCCTAGTGTAGACCAAAAAGTACTTTCCGGCCTAGAGTAGACCAAAAAGTACTTTTCGGCCTAGTGTAGACCGAAAACAGACATTTCGGCCAGCTCAAGCACTTTTCGGCCATGGCACGACCGAAAACACTACTTCGGCCAACAGTTGGCCGAAAACTACCTTTTCGGCCTCCACGTGGCCGACAGGGTCATAGTTTTGCATTTTTTTTCATTCTGTGCTATAGTTTCCGAAATTGCTACAAAATAcgtcatagttttgaaaaaaaatcgatgAGCTGCGTCACGAAATGTTTTACCGTATACCTTAGAGCAACTCCAGCGCAGGGACCCAAACGGACACGGATTTTGTCCGTGttttgtccgtttgggtctccTGTCCGCCAAGCGAACATGGGTTGGACACTGCGGGCATCCAACGCAAGAACCTAAAAGCAGACAGAGTAGACACTGCGGGCATCCATCCgccgcccctcctctccccctcgcgCCGTCGGGCATCGCCGCTCCCCCTCACACCGTCGGGCCCCGCCGCTCCCCCTCACGCCGTCGGGCCCCGCCGCTCCTCCACGCAGTCGTCTCGCTGTCATCGGCCGCGACGCCGCCCCTGACTCCGGACGCGGTGGTCGTGCTGTCCCGCGCCTCCTGCTCGCCGCCCCGCTCGACCACCTCCTGCTCGCGGGGTGCGGCGCGCACGAGTGGCTCACGGGCAGAGCAGCGGTCGTGGAGGCGAGCTGCGGGGCATGCGGCGGGCGGAGCGAGGTGGCGCGCCTCACGGCGGCGCGCGGGGGGAAGCGTGGCGAGGTGCTCGGGGGCTCTCCGTTGAGCGCGGCGGCCGCCTGCGCATTTGGTCTCGCCGGTGGCCTCACTCCTCCTGGGTGGAGCTAGACGCCAGCTCGTGGTTAGTCACTGCTAGGTGGGACCATGGGCGGACACGAGCGGACGACAGCGGTCGACGAGAGCGTCCGCTTCTGTCCGCTTCAAACCCATTTGTTTTTAGATTTGGGTCAAGTTTGGGTCAGGGGCGGACAGCAGGCGGACACGGACGTTCGTTTAAGTCGCTTCTTTGGGTGAAGTTTTGTGTCCGGATGAGCCAAACGGGTAAAATGGGTCTCTCCCTTGGAGTTGCTCTTACGTCGCCTTCTAAATAAGAGGACATATGCTGTTGTACTTGTACCACTGCAGCTCGCAGTATGGTTTAGTTTCCGTGCGTTACCTAATCGATCAACCTAACCCACCGACAGGCTGATGAAATGAAATGTGTTTCCGCAACACGGCCTTGTAGTATGTACTTTACTTTCTCCGCCATATATCACACCTCTTTCTGCACCATGACATGTCTCTTTCTATTAAGCACCTAATCCTGTCCTAGAGAACTCAGTCCACAGAGAAAGGAGGGTGCCTAAGATCTAGCAGTAGCCATTTTTCCTTCTGCCCACTTTCTCCCCTGTTTTCTTTTGACCTAATCACGACGCATCTCTCTCGCTCTGCCATGATGCAAAATCGCATCTAGTTTGTGCAGGCCGAATCACCCAATTAGTTTTTATAATGAGCAGCATCAGGACTCAGGAGGCCGATGAACTGGAAACTTGGTGTGCTTCTAGTTAAATAAGTTATCGGGTGCACTTtagtaccgggtacgtggtggatcGCAGCTAAGCATGGCGAGACGACGAGTAAAAGAAGCATGTAATACTGACTGTCAAGCTTTTGCACGCCCCATTTTGACATCAACTGATCTGTCAAACTGAAACCCTACCATATCAATCAACCTTCTCTGTTTTGCAGGAATCCAATCAACCTTTCCTTGAAATCAGCGGTACCAATCAATAGCATAGTGATACTACGCGCAGGGATCATGAAAAGGATTACTAGGCAATCTAAATATAATATGGCAAACGTGCAAACGGCTGTGGAGGCTTGCTGACGGCTGATGCAACTACTGGCCGGTCCATCCATGATCAGTGGTTACTGGTTAGGTAAACCTTTTTGTTGCCACTGCGCAATTGTTAAGACCAAGTGGTGTACTGCTACCTGCACTTGTATGGTGCAACGTAAAGGCAGGGCGCTTCTTAGCTTAATGTAGGTACCAGTTGGCTCATGGAGAATTGCTCGGAATCAATTAACTCGACCGCCTCGATTAAACAAGCTCGCACCTGCTTGACAATGCTGCTGCAAGTCTACTCTTCAACTACTGCATCAATACTCAGCAACCATCTTCGAGTAGTGGCTAAACCCAACCCAGCCTGAGCTTGCTTGTGTCATGACCTCCCGTTGCACTCAAGTTTCAACCATACAACTGCAACTTTTTGTGACGCCCGTGGATCGGAGGAATTATGGAGGAAAAGGGGAGAAATGGAATTGAGAAGAAAAAACATCCTATTTCTACCATGTCGGTAAGATtgcaccgaaagaattcggttATGCTATTTTCCAGTCGATTGATTTCTTTTGCGGCTTCATTCAAAATTTTGTGCCATTTTGCTTTGTCACTTGCTCATGTTGGTGTGTCCATTTTTTGTCCAATTATTCCCTAATTAGTAGTAGTTTCTAACCTTGACCCAAATCGGTTTAGTCAAAGAGCTCAATTGTTTGGATTGAATTATGTTACTGTTGTTGTATGGAACCAGTTGCAATTTTTTTCAAACTTATCAActtgtaagagcaactctagcagagttgTCATATGGCCTCCATCGCCATAATAACAGACAATAAGGTGAACTTTGGTCAACATGTCACTCTAACAAAGTCGCTATATTGCTCCCGATCGCCATAATTTCCCAAACTCATTTCATAAGCAACCTCGTAGCCTACATATTTGGAGGCTGAAAAGCCCCAATATAGAGCTCGCTCTATACTCAACTGCCAGGGTGGGAGGGAAGTTtcagcttcttcctcctcgcgccatggCCGAATTTGAAGCCGCGTGCCGGCCCTACACGCATCTCCGTGTTTTCATTGGTTACCGACGAGCGGGGCAATGTGACCGATAGCCACCCGTCCATTNNNNNNNNNNNNNNNNNNNNNNNNNNNNNNNNNNNNNNNNNNNNNNNNNNNNNNNNNNNNNNNNNNNNNNNNNNNNNNNNNNNNNNNNNNNNNNNNNNNNNNNNNNNNNNNNNNNNNNNNNNNNNNNNNNNNNNNNNNNNNNNNNNNNNNNNNNNNNNNNNNNNNNNNNNNNNNNNNNNNNNNNNNNNNNNNNNNNNNNNNNNNNNNNNNNNNNNNNNNNNNNNNNNNNNNNNNNNNNNNNNNNNNNNNNNNNNNNNNNNNNNNNNNNNNNNNNNNNNNNNNNNNNNNNNNNNNNNNNNNNNACTGGGTAGCAATGTCACTCAAATAGCGACATTGCTTATTTTGAAAATGCCATTAAACAACAtgtcaatgaaggaaatatgccctagaggtaataataaagttattgtttatatttccttacaccatgataaatgtttattattcatgctagaattgtattaaccggaaacttagtacatgtgtgaatacatagacaaacagagtgtccctagtatgcctctacttgactagctcgttaattaaagatggttaagtttcctaaccataggcatgtgttgtcatttgatgaacgagatcatatcattagagaatgatgtgatggacaagacccatccgttagcttagcataatgatcgtttacttttatttctattgctttcttcatgacttatacatattcctctgactatgagattatgcaactcccgaatatcggaggaacactttgtgtgctatcaaacgtcacaacataactgagtgattataaagatgctctacatgtgtccttgaaggtgtttgttgagttggcatatatcgagattaggatttgtcactccgtgtatcagagaggtatctctgggccctctcggtaatgcacatcactataagccttgcaagcaatgtgactaatgagttagttacgggatgatgcattacgaaatgagtaaagagacttgccggtaacgagattgaactaggtatgatgataccgacgatcaaatctcaggcaagtaacatactgatgacaaagggaataacgtatgttgttatgcggtttgaccggtaaagatcttcatagaatatgtaggagccaatattagcatccaggttccgctattggtcattgaccggagatgtgtctcggtcatgtctacatagttctcgaactcgtagggtccgcacgcttaacgtttgatgacgatttgtattatgagttatgtgttttggtgactgaagtttgttcggagtcccggatgagatcacagatatgatgaggagtcttgaaatgg comes from Triticum aestivum cultivar Chinese Spring chromosome 5B, IWGSC CS RefSeq v2.1, whole genome shotgun sequence and encodes:
- the LOC123111820 gene encoding protein SCO1 homolog 2, mitochondrial — its product is MLPARFLKLSLLRRLGTARAAGVPPPWQTRQFPVRGYQPRGYSTGGSSKYDRPMRQFAEENESNSQPLIYYIVPSAILAFAGLATYVHYNDEKRAVPLGKQAQQNSIPKRCTTNRPAIGGPFKLYDTENNVVTESKLRGNWTLMYFGYTSSPDVGPNEVEKIADVVKLLESKYDIKIKPLFVTLDPQRDSPAQLKAYLSEFDPRITGLTGSVDAIRQMAQEYRIFFKKVGEVGQDYIVESSHNMYLLDPCLETVRCFGAEYKASDLAEAITTEIQKASNSAAK
- the LOC123111819 gene encoding uncharacterized protein, encoding MKKIKAARGGAAATAPTDLLVCFPGRQHLALMPKSMCSPSRATLDKAVAARRRQLQLPAAPATRYGGGGRGSTSSPLFRGSKAKETVGDDEPQSPKVTCAGQIKVGRPKKPRPMVEKHVKGDGGSGGRWVTVAEEIERLQERRKKASWLETVGIRRDALPFLGGALWSLRHKVRCFGSSLPAAVDSSTDDDNDVEERERKSAAASVFSKWLMVLERSHEPHEQDDNDDELDQEDGRPSNEAGDDCSKATSVPPPSNALLLMRCRSAPAKGLARKGAEPAGEEATQEKGGMEEKRDELVFMRTAPDFLKLSIDIAKETWVVGGVDPLARSRSWKR